The Eurosta solidaginis isolate ZX-2024a chromosome 4, ASM4086904v1, whole genome shotgun sequence genome includes a window with the following:
- the LOC137249164 gene encoding uncharacterized protein translates to MRAIKIFLVALVASLLIVQQVTAQDPPAASPPAAEPPAASPPAAEPPAASPPAAEPPAASPPAAEPPAAGAEPPAASPPAAGADPAAAAPPAAGGTPAAGGAPAAGGTPAAGGAPAAAGSGDGSGAAAGGNANNAQRRRNRQRRRRQQMRRRRRQQQLRRRRQRQRIQRLQQQRRRRLVRQPVRRRIIGG, encoded by the coding sequence ATGAGAGCTATTAAGATTTTTCTAGTAGCCCTAGTGGCTTCATTGCTGATAGTACAACAAGTGACAGCACAAGATCCACCAGCCGCTTCACCACCGGCTGCTGAGCCCCCAGCAGCTTCACCACCGGCTGCTGAGCCCCCAGCAGCTTCACCACCGGCTGCTGAGCCCCCAGCAGCTTCACCACCAGCCGCTGAACCCCCAGCTGCAGGCGCTGAACCACCAGCCGCTTCTCCTCCCGCTGCTGGTGCAGATCCTGCTGCAGCAGCTCCGCCCGCTGCTGGTGGTACTCCTGCTGCTGGTGGTGCTCCTGCTGCTGGCGGTACTCCCGCTGCAGGTGGTGCACCAGCTGCTGCTGGTAGTGGTGATGGAAGTGGTGCTGCTGCTGGTGGTAATGCAAATAATGCACAACGTAGAAGGAATAGACAACGACGCAGACGTCAACAAATGCGTAGACGCCGCCGGCAACAACAATTGAGGCGTCGGAGACAACGTCAAAGAATACAGAgacttcaacagcaaaggcgtcgTAGGCTAGTAAGACAACCAGTCAGGAGACGCATTATAGGCGGTTAG